A genomic stretch from Pseudobacteriovorax antillogorgiicola includes:
- a CDS encoding OmpA family protein, whose amino-acid sequence MRIITVNLISLFVLVGCSSLPKNSPEEFYEAKQAISAMERHDVDEIFPRLAKESKNTYEESLDLLNRYIATGALSTRDLAIKKADEAREMATETRLMTKAVQSWDRDYGEFRKASEAAPRVSKNSDLEDIQNHAFVSTIAFFESGDATQAVMNHKELSALTSLLSMDSRARVELTGYADPRGTMPQNRQLALERATKISQLLQESGISGDQIRVSSAGEVTHLSPKASDATLQLARKVEAKLTFNNSRNK is encoded by the coding sequence ATGCGGATCATCACAGTTAACCTCATATCATTATTCGTTCTAGTCGGCTGTTCTAGCCTTCCCAAGAACTCCCCGGAAGAATTCTATGAAGCTAAACAAGCTATTTCAGCAATGGAGCGCCATGACGTTGACGAGATCTTCCCGAGACTGGCCAAGGAGAGTAAAAACACTTACGAAGAATCTTTAGACCTCCTGAACCGGTACATTGCAACTGGAGCCCTGAGCACACGCGATTTGGCAATAAAAAAAGCTGATGAAGCACGGGAAATGGCAACTGAAACCAGGCTCATGACCAAGGCCGTTCAATCTTGGGATCGAGACTACGGCGAGTTTCGAAAAGCCAGTGAAGCAGCACCACGTGTATCCAAGAACTCTGACTTAGAAGACATTCAGAACCACGCCTTTGTTTCGACCATCGCATTCTTTGAGTCTGGGGATGCTACACAGGCAGTTATGAATCATAAAGAACTATCAGCACTCACGAGCTTACTCAGCATGGACAGCCGCGCCCGAGTCGAGCTTACAGGCTATGCTGATCCTAGAGGTACAATGCCTCAAAATAGACAGCTCGCCTTAGAGCGCGCCACTAAGATATCGCAGCTACTCCAGGAATCGGGAATTTCAGGTGACCAGATCCGAGTAAGTAGCGCGGGGGAAGTCACTCACTTAAGCCCTAAAGCCAGTGACGCGACCCTACAGTTGGCAAGAAAAGTAGAAGCAAAGCTCACTTTCAATAACAGTCGAAATAAATAG